Proteins from one Bacteroidota bacterium genomic window:
- a CDS encoding multifunctional oxoglutarate decarboxylase/oxoglutarate dehydrogenase thiamine pyrophosphate-binding subunit/dihydrolipoyllysine-residue succinyltransferase subunit yields MSTFGFNTGYVEDLYAQYLENPESVSERWREFFADYDPGPTFTAPAALQTPPPQAEAAPAEVPAKPSGDGAATEAPAPKAEPPAPAEKPAGPPPPSGADLKPLRGAAARIVENMEASLEIPTATSARTIPVKLMVENRRLINDHQRSVGGDKVSFTHIIAYALVQALKAVPAMNNAFRRASSGDGAGALERIEPAGINFGLAIDVERKNGQRSLMVPNVPDAGALTFPELLGAYNDIVRRARDGKLEIKDFQGTTVTLTNPGMIGTVMSVPRLMQGQGLILAVGSIGYPPEFLALPPDEVSRLGISRVMTITSTYDHRVIQGAESGEFLAYVSALLTGKHGFYEGIFRDLGLGTPPLTMGHDTTPVLGQTGEVALVKKQARVLQLIRAYRVRGHLMADLNPLGGDLRQHDELDPASYGLTVWDLDRTFYVGGIGTVGGGLGGKEALPLREILDTVWETYTRHIGTEFMHISDPTEKNWLIERIEPQRMRDEVPLDRKKRILEKLNAAEAFERFIHTKYIGHKRFSLEGAETLIPILDQILSDAADQEVGEAVIGMAHRGRLNVLANVMGKPYTAIFGEFEGNLDTGTAHGSGDVKYHLGAHGSHSSPSGQAIDLTLAGNPSHLEAVNPVVEGMVRAKQTQRGDTARDAVLPILIHGDAAFAGQGVVGETLNLSQLDGYKTGGTVHIVVNNQIGFTTLPMHARSSAYATDVARIIQAPIFHVNGDDPEAAIRVARLALDYRQVFNKDVVIDLVCYRQHGHNEGDEPSYTQPLMYDKIKGHRSVRKKYTETLLRRGDLDPEAAEQILDDFHAKLQQAFEETKNLSEEQDGEVAVRTDESPVSVAEGSVDTTVPREALEKTLRALVDLPEAFNVHPKLGRLIQRKDDQFEKGTMDWAFAEALAFGTLLQEGTPVRLSGQDSGRGTFSQRHAVLHDQEDASLYIPLNHIAEIAGDGEQAEFQVYDSLLSEYAALGFEYGYSVAAPEALVLWEAQFGDFVNGAQIMIDQFITAAEEKWGQSSSLVMLLPHGFEGQGPEHSSARLERFLQACAEDNIIVANFSTPANYFHALRRQMKRAVAKPLVVMTPKSLLRHPQAVATPEELADGQFQEVIPAATEPGSAKRLLFCSGKVYYDLLKAQGELENPAEVAIVRLEQFYPFPAEQVAAELERFGVGDVHWVQEEPKNMGAWSFLQPRFNDLLRTQHGDPCAEVGYVGRLPSASPATGSARVHAAEQRHIVQTALTVEG; encoded by the coding sequence GTGAGCACCTTCGGATTCAACACCGGCTACGTCGAAGACCTCTACGCCCAGTACCTCGAAAACCCCGAGTCCGTCAGTGAGCGCTGGCGCGAGTTCTTCGCCGACTACGACCCCGGCCCCACGTTCACCGCGCCGGCTGCGCTGCAGACGCCGCCTCCGCAGGCCGAGGCAGCCCCGGCCGAGGTCCCAGCCAAGCCGTCCGGCGACGGGGCCGCCACCGAAGCGCCCGCCCCGAAAGCCGAACCACCGGCACCGGCCGAGAAGCCCGCCGGGCCGCCTCCGCCGAGCGGCGCGGACCTGAAGCCACTCCGAGGCGCCGCTGCCCGGATCGTCGAGAACATGGAGGCGAGCCTCGAGATCCCGACGGCGACCTCCGCGCGGACGATCCCGGTCAAGCTGATGGTCGAGAACCGGCGGCTCATCAACGACCACCAGCGCTCGGTCGGTGGCGACAAGGTCTCGTTCACCCACATCATCGCCTACGCGCTGGTGCAGGCGCTCAAGGCGGTCCCGGCGATGAACAACGCCTTCCGCCGAGCCTCCTCCGGTGATGGGGCCGGAGCGCTCGAACGGATCGAGCCCGCCGGGATCAACTTCGGCCTCGCGATCGACGTGGAGCGCAAGAACGGGCAGCGCTCGCTCATGGTGCCGAACGTCCCCGACGCCGGGGCGCTGACGTTCCCCGAACTGCTGGGGGCCTACAACGACATCGTCCGCCGCGCCCGCGACGGCAAGCTCGAGATCAAGGACTTCCAGGGGACGACGGTCACGCTCACCAACCCCGGCATGATCGGGACGGTGATGAGCGTGCCGCGCCTGATGCAGGGTCAGGGCCTCATCCTCGCTGTCGGCTCCATCGGCTACCCGCCGGAGTTCCTGGCCCTCCCGCCGGACGAGGTCTCCCGCCTCGGCATCAGCCGCGTGATGACGATCACGAGCACCTACGACCACCGCGTGATCCAGGGGGCCGAGAGTGGCGAGTTTCTCGCCTACGTAAGTGCGCTTCTCACCGGCAAGCACGGGTTCTACGAGGGCATCTTCCGCGACCTCGGCCTGGGCACCCCGCCGCTCACGATGGGGCACGACACGACCCCGGTCCTCGGGCAGACCGGCGAGGTGGCGCTCGTCAAGAAGCAGGCGCGCGTGCTCCAGCTCATCCGCGCCTACCGCGTGCGCGGCCACCTCATGGCCGACCTCAACCCGCTCGGCGGCGACCTCCGCCAGCACGACGAGCTCGACCCGGCCAGCTACGGCCTGACCGTGTGGGACCTCGACCGCACATTCTACGTCGGCGGCATCGGGACCGTCGGCGGCGGCCTCGGGGGCAAGGAGGCGCTCCCGCTGCGCGAGATCCTCGACACGGTCTGGGAGACCTACACCCGGCACATCGGGACCGAGTTCATGCACATCTCGGACCCGACCGAGAAGAACTGGCTCATCGAGCGGATCGAGCCACAGCGGATGCGCGACGAGGTGCCGCTCGACCGCAAGAAGCGCATCCTCGAGAAGCTCAACGCCGCCGAGGCCTTCGAGCGCTTCATCCACACCAAGTACATCGGCCACAAGCGCTTCAGCCTCGAAGGGGCCGAGACGCTGATCCCGATCCTCGACCAGATCCTCTCCGACGCCGCCGACCAGGAGGTCGGCGAAGCGGTGATCGGGATGGCGCACCGCGGGCGGCTGAACGTGCTCGCCAACGTGATGGGCAAGCCCTACACCGCCATCTTCGGCGAGTTCGAGGGCAACCTCGACACCGGGACGGCGCACGGCTCGGGCGACGTGAAGTACCACCTCGGCGCGCACGGCAGCCACTCCTCGCCGAGTGGGCAGGCCATCGACCTGACGCTCGCCGGGAATCCGAGCCACCTGGAGGCCGTCAACCCGGTCGTCGAGGGGATGGTGCGCGCCAAGCAGACCCAGCGAGGCGACACCGCCCGCGACGCGGTCCTCCCGATCCTCATCCACGGCGACGCCGCCTTCGCCGGGCAGGGCGTGGTCGGCGAGACGCTCAACCTCTCCCAACTCGACGGCTACAAGACCGGCGGCACGGTCCACATCGTCGTCAACAACCAGATCGGGTTCACAACGCTCCCGATGCACGCCCGCAGCTCGGCCTATGCCACCGACGTGGCGCGCATCATCCAGGCTCCGATCTTCCACGTCAACGGCGACGACCCCGAGGCCGCCATCCGCGTGGCGCGCCTGGCTTTGGATTACCGGCAGGTCTTCAACAAAGACGTCGTGATCGACCTCGTCTGCTACCGCCAGCACGGCCACAACGAGGGTGACGAGCCGAGCTACACCCAGCCCCTGATGTACGACAAGATCAAGGGCCACCGCTCGGTGCGGAAGAAGTACACCGAGACGCTCCTCCGGCGCGGCGACCTCGACCCGGAGGCGGCCGAGCAGATCCTCGACGACTTCCACGCGAAGCTCCAGCAGGCGTTCGAGGAGACCAAGAACCTGAGCGAGGAGCAGGACGGCGAGGTGGCGGTGCGGACGGACGAGTCGCCCGTCTCCGTCGCCGAGGGCAGCGTCGACACCACCGTGCCGCGCGAGGCGCTGGAAAAGACGCTCCGCGCGCTCGTCGACCTCCCCGAGGCGTTCAACGTCCACCCGAAGCTCGGGCGGCTCATCCAGAGGAAGGACGATCAGTTCGAGAAGGGCACGATGGACTGGGCCTTCGCCGAGGCGCTCGCCTTCGGGACGCTCTTGCAAGAAGGCACGCCGGTCCGGCTCAGCGGCCAGGACTCCGGGCGCGGCACCTTCAGCCAGCGCCACGCCGTCCTCCACGACCAGGAGGACGCCAGCCTCTACATCCCACTCAACCACATCGCCGAGATCGCGGGCGACGGAGAGCAGGCCGAGTTCCAGGTCTACGACAGCCTGCTCTCGGAGTACGCCGCGCTCGGGTTTGAGTACGGCTACTCGGTCGCTGCGCCCGAGGCGCTCGTGCTGTGGGAGGCGCAGTTCGGCGACTTCGTCAACGGCGCGCAGATCATGATCGACCAGTTCATCACCGCCGCCGAGGAGAAGTGGGGCCAGTCGAGCAGCCTTGTGATGCTGCTCCCGCACGGGTTCGAGGGGCAGGGGCCGGAGCACTCGTCGGCCCGGCTCGAGCGTTTCCTCCAGGCGTGCGCCGAGGACAACATCATCGTCGCCAACTTCTCGACCCCGGCCAACTACTTCCACGCCCTCCGCCGTCAGATGAAGCGCGCTGTCGCCAAGCCGCTCGTCGTGATGACGCCGAAGAGCCTGCTGCGCCACCCGCAGGCCGTCGCCACTCCGGAGGAACTCGCCGACGGACAGTTCCAGGAGGTGATCCCCGCTGCGACCGAGCCTGGGTCTGCCAAGCGGCTGCTCTTCTGCAGCGGCAAGGTCTACTACGACCTCCTCAAGGCGCAGGGCGAGCTGGAGAACCCCGCCGAGGTCGCGATTGTCAGGCTCGAGCAGTTCTACCCGTTCCCGGCCGAGCAGGTCGCGGCGGAGCTGGAGCGCTTCGGCGTCGGGGACGTGCACTGGGTGCAGGAAGAGCCGAAGAACATGGGCGCGTGGAGCTTCCTCCAGCCCCGGTTCAACGACCTCCTCCGCACGCAGCACGGCGACCCGTGCGCGGAGGTTGGCTACGTTGGCCGCCTGCCGAGCGCGAGCCCGGCCACCGGCAGCGCCCGCGTCCACGCCGCCGAGCAGCGGCACATCGTGCAGACAGCCCTCACCGTAGAGGGTTGA
- a CDS encoding NAD-dependent epimerase/dehydratase family protein has protein sequence MKAFVTGGTGFVGSHLAEELVRRGYDEVRCLVRSDPKWLDGLPVETVGGDLFDAEALRRGARGADIVYHVAGLTRAETQEALDRANVAGTLNLLAAVRDAAPDVRRVLITSSLAACGPSGAQPLKEAEPLEPISRYGLSKARMEEAVQKHYAGLPVTTVRPPAVYGPREADIYTIIKAADKQRVFPVVGKGEQPQLSLVHVRDLVRGMADAAEAGKAAGETYFIGSEAYYAWNEIRDAVLGALGRRALKLNVPRALVGPVGAAVERVGGLFGQYPPLNREKAREATASWLCSVAKARRDFGYRQTVEIEDGMAETVRWYRRHGWL, from the coding sequence ATGAAAGCCTTCGTCACCGGCGGGACCGGATTCGTCGGGAGCCACCTCGCCGAAGAACTGGTCCGGCGCGGGTATGACGAGGTCCGCTGCCTCGTCCGCTCTGACCCGAAGTGGCTCGACGGGCTCCCGGTGGAGACGGTGGGCGGCGACCTGTTCGATGCCGAGGCGCTGCGCCGGGGTGCGCGTGGCGCAGACATCGTCTACCATGTCGCGGGCCTGACGCGGGCCGAGACGCAGGAGGCGCTCGACCGGGCGAACGTAGCGGGGACGCTCAACCTGCTCGCTGCCGTGCGCGACGCTGCGCCGGACGTGCGGCGGGTCCTCATCACCTCGTCGCTCGCCGCGTGCGGGCCGAGCGGGGCGCAGCCGCTGAAAGAAGCCGAGCCGCTGGAGCCGATCTCGCGCTACGGGCTGAGCAAGGCGCGTATGGAAGAGGCCGTGCAGAAGCACTACGCCGGCCTGCCCGTCACGACCGTCCGGCCCCCGGCCGTCTACGGTCCGCGCGAGGCCGACATCTACACCATCATCAAAGCCGCCGACAAGCAGCGCGTCTTCCCGGTCGTTGGCAAGGGTGAGCAGCCGCAGCTCTCGCTCGTCCACGTCCGCGACCTCGTGCGCGGCATGGCCGACGCCGCCGAAGCTGGGAAGGCGGCGGGGGAGACCTACTTCATCGGGTCCGAGGCGTACTACGCGTGGAACGAGATCCGCGACGCCGTGCTCGGCGCGCTCGGCCGCCGGGCGCTGAAGCTGAACGTGCCCCGTGCGCTCGTCGGGCCGGTCGGGGCGGCGGTGGAGCGGGTCGGCGGACTGTTCGGGCAATACCCGCCGCTCAACCGCGAGAAGGCGCGCGAGGCGACGGCGTCGTGGCTGTGCTCGGTGGCGAAGGCGCGGCGCGATTTCGGCTACCGGCAGACGGTCGAGATCGAGGACGGCATGGCCGAGACCGTCCGGTGGTACCGCAGGCACGGGTGGCTGTAG
- a CDS encoding S8 family serine peptidase: MKTPIDTSEHFSPAHALWFAIFLAAAFVLTGCDVADVNEPTDGLGASPLTASAPMDGKLRHGHLMDRATRTVTASARGGEAPENSIGLIVGLDTYKILDRYGELDLQKILDRYQEVDEYRILDRYEYDHVFDGFAIWADEGYIDELLRDMADDDEISWVEPDITVKVHPLGITMSDGTSSETTPWGVARIGAGTGDASSVDLFVIDTGLSLAKNDLHASDGVDFTGDPGGTADFRGHGTHLAGTAAALANGYGVRGVAPGANVHPLRVLSGYEDDDDYGPVELSRAIAAVEYVTGEKLRRPNTPMVVNFSLGADVGTARYNALDEAIVASIETGVTYIISAGNDRIDAAMVTPAHVREAITVGAYDQHNRFASFSNYGAVVDLHAPGVNVLSLASSRAGDGSDGQTAVMSGTSMAAAHVSGAAALVLQAHPHASPRQVARALLATAQATVTGTPRQTTDRSVWVGEGGAASQDLPPFFQYALTAGDDIKTYWGTLSVLNEGSGVSNANVFANDRLYLHESGSRFEGFGYYGTSVNRPAAFHPAYNPTRLPSTMRQKAIEVPSFRAEDFSRLATERSSSRSLSGHVRLGTQDRPAIVYVDGNLSIDGPTQISGYGIFLVTGTVTVNASVKVDGNDALGIYANGAIYMQARGSTVAAQLFSRGDIIFRAPTSLYGTATAGDDVQVQSEGVEVHYRPASPALTEPLWPVSD; this comes from the coding sequence GTGAAAACTCCAATCGACACGTCCGAGCACTTCTCCCCTGCGCACGCGCTCTGGTTCGCAATCTTCCTGGCTGCGGCCTTCGTCCTCACGGGCTGCGACGTGGCCGACGTCAACGAGCCGACGGACGGACTCGGCGCGTCCCCGCTCACAGCGTCGGCCCCGATGGACGGCAAGCTGCGGCACGGGCACCTGATGGACCGCGCCACGCGCACGGTGACGGCATCGGCCCGGGGCGGCGAGGCTCCCGAGAACAGCATCGGCCTCATCGTTGGGCTGGACACGTACAAGATCCTCGACCGCTACGGCGAGCTCGACCTGCAGAAGATCCTCGACCGCTACCAGGAGGTCGACGAGTACCGCATCCTCGACCGCTACGAGTACGACCACGTCTTCGACGGCTTTGCGATCTGGGCCGACGAGGGCTACATCGACGAGCTCCTGAGGGACATGGCCGACGACGACGAGATCTCGTGGGTCGAGCCGGACATCACGGTGAAGGTCCACCCGCTCGGCATCACGATGAGCGACGGCACCTCCAGCGAGACCACGCCGTGGGGCGTCGCCCGCATCGGGGCCGGGACGGGCGATGCGTCGAGCGTGGATCTGTTCGTGATCGACACGGGCCTTTCGCTCGCCAAGAACGACCTCCACGCCAGCGACGGCGTCGACTTTACCGGCGACCCCGGCGGCACGGCGGACTTCCGCGGACACGGCACACACCTCGCCGGCACCGCGGCAGCTCTCGCCAACGGGTACGGCGTGCGCGGCGTCGCTCCGGGCGCGAACGTCCACCCGCTCCGCGTGCTGAGCGGCTACGAGGACGACGACGACTACGGACCGGTCGAGCTCTCGCGGGCGATCGCCGCGGTGGAGTACGTCACCGGCGAGAAGCTCCGCAGGCCGAACACTCCGATGGTGGTCAACTTCAGCCTCGGTGCCGACGTCGGCACGGCGCGCTACAACGCGCTCGACGAGGCCATCGTGGCCTCGATCGAGACGGGCGTGACCTACATCATCTCGGCCGGGAACGACCGCATCGACGCGGCGATGGTCACCCCGGCGCATGTCCGCGAGGCGATCACTGTCGGCGCTTACGACCAGCACAACCGGTTCGCCTCGTTCTCGAACTACGGCGCGGTGGTAGACCTCCACGCCCCCGGCGTGAACGTCCTCTCGCTGGCCAGCAGCCGCGCCGGGGACGGCAGCGACGGGCAGACGGCAGTCATGTCGGGCACGTCGATGGCGGCAGCGCACGTCTCGGGGGCGGCGGCACTCGTGCTCCAGGCCCACCCCCACGCCTCGCCGCGCCAGGTGGCGCGTGCCCTGCTGGCAACGGCACAGGCTACGGTCACCGGCACGCCGCGCCAGACGACGGACCGCAGCGTCTGGGTGGGCGAGGGCGGTGCCGCTAGCCAGGACCTCCCACCGTTCTTCCAGTACGCTCTCACCGCAGGCGACGACATCAAGACCTACTGGGGCACCCTCAGCGTGCTCAACGAAGGGTCCGGCGTCTCGAACGCCAACGTGTTCGCCAACGACCGGCTGTACCTGCACGAGAGCGGCTCCCGCTTCGAGGGCTTCGGCTACTACGGCACGAGCGTGAACCGCCCGGCGGCGTTCCACCCGGCCTACAACCCGACCCGGCTGCCCAGCACGATGCGGCAGAAGGCCATCGAGGTCCCCTCCTTCCGCGCCGAGGACTTCAGCAGGCTCGCTACCGAGCGCTCCTCCAGCCGGTCGCTCAGCGGACACGTCCGTCTCGGCACGCAGGACAGGCCGGCCATCGTCTACGTGGACGGCAACCTCTCGATCGACGGACCGACGCAGATCAGCGGCTACGGCATCTTCCTCGTGACAGGCACGGTGACGGTCAACGCCTCTGTCAAGGTGGACGGTAACGACGCGCTCGGCATCTACGCCAACGGCGCGATCTACATGCAGGCCCGGGGCAGCACGGTCGCAGCCCAGCTCTTCAGCCGAGGCGACATCATCTTCCGCGCCCCGACATCGCTCTACGGCACGGCGACAGCAGGCGACGATGTGCAGGTCCAGAGCGAAGGCGTGGAGGTCCACTACCGCCCGGCCTCGCCGGCCCTCACCGAACCGCTTTGGCCGGTGAGCGACTGA
- a CDS encoding two-component regulator propeller domain-containing protein — translation MYLLRLSRPALPASRLRRWDRAQPCAQVLLWGLLAALWTGSPSQAQPSPGLDPAHALTQYVLDVWTVDEGLPQNSVTAVRRTADGFLWVGTQEGLARFDGVEFLGYEGLPSSFVSALHEDRDGTLWVGTYGGLVALDPARAQLGGSAFTAPVEGLPGSRVSVLASDARDALWIGTFDGGLGRMTEDGTEAFSLTEGVPEDAVMDIAVGADGSVWIAMQTEGLVRYTRSSNDSGGTFTTLTGADGLPDAPLTGLALAPDGTLWITTERGLARYDGSRFTTFGSADGLPMPDLRTVAADARGSVWLGGTDGGLARFYQGDFSALSAGGDLPDGKVGALHLDGEGQPMGRD, via the coding sequence GTGTACCTTCTTCGCCTGTCGCGCCCGGCCCTGCCTGCGTCCCGCCTCCGCCGCTGGGATAGGGCCCAGCCGTGCGCTCAGGTCCTGCTGTGGGGCTTGCTCGCAGCGCTGTGGACCGGCTCGCCTAGCCAGGCGCAGCCGTCACCGGGCCTCGACCCTGCGCACGCGCTGACCCAGTACGTGCTCGACGTGTGGACAGTGGACGAAGGTCTACCGCAGAACAGCGTCACGGCCGTCCGACGCACCGCAGACGGCTTCCTGTGGGTTGGTACCCAGGAGGGCCTCGCCCGCTTCGACGGCGTCGAGTTCCTGGGCTACGAGGGCCTGCCGAGTTCATTCGTGTCGGCACTGCACGAGGACCGGGACGGGACCCTGTGGGTCGGTACCTACGGCGGCCTCGTCGCGCTCGACCCGGCGCGCGCGCAGCTAGGCGGCAGCGCCTTCACGGCCCCCGTCGAGGGCCTGCCGGGCAGCCGGGTCAGCGTGCTCGCCTCCGACGCCCGCGACGCCCTCTGGATCGGGACCTTCGATGGCGGGCTCGGCCGGATGACGGAAGACGGCACCGAGGCCTTCTCGCTCACCGAGGGCGTACCGGAGGACGCCGTGATGGACATCGCGGTCGGTGCCGACGGCAGCGTCTGGATCGCCATGCAGACGGAGGGCCTGGTCCGCTATACCCGCTCGTCCAATGACTCCGGCGGCACCTTCACCACGCTTACCGGGGCCGATGGGCTGCCCGACGCGCCGCTGACAGGCCTCGCCCTCGCCCCCGACGGCACACTCTGGATCACGACCGAGCGCGGCCTCGCCCGCTACGACGGCAGCCGGTTCACGACTTTCGGCTCCGCTGACGGGCTGCCCATGCCCGACCTCCGCACGGTCGCCGCCGATGCGCGCGGCAGCGTCTGGCTCGGCGGCACGGATGGCGGGCTGGCACGTTTCTACCAGGGCGATTTCAGCGCCCTCTCCGCCGGGGGCGACCTCCCCGACGGGAAGGTCGGCGCGCTTCACCTCGACGGCGAGGGGCAACCTATGGGTCGGGACTGA
- a CDS encoding ATP-binding protein, which translates to MADSYVWSVYEDPGGALWIGTEGGLSRFDQGQFTNFAVGDGLPSSRIIAVRGTQDGTLWAGTHSAGLVQYASGQFSTYTTDDGLPSPSVYALYEDRSGTLWIGTGGGLVRYNPGAERRFTTFTTDDGLSSNLITVVAEDAAGCLLVGTYDGGLNTLCGETVVRQTTKASGLPSDLVLSLYVDGEGVVWAGLLGGLARIEGGAVHTFTTDDGLYSDEVLHLFEDEAGTFWLSSNRGLFRVPKSSLTAAARGQDVTVASISYGRVTGQRTLEFNGGVQPAGWHSADGTLWLPTTEGVISLRPEDMAALPVPAPHLDAFLVDGTSASIGGPLLLPPGGSRYHFRFAAPRFVAPERLRYRYRLDGVDAGWTEGEGRHEAFYTNLPPGPYTFRVQAVDEDGRVSETRSLAFEIEPHFYQSLWFLGPALLGLTGLLYLLYLLRVRYLVARQRALERLVEARTADLREANHRLAETSELKSHLMHMVAHDLKNPLNGVHEIAKLLKMELPPDAPQQEFVTLVEDAAEQMLALVLRFLDAEALDSDTLNIELQAVDMAAAARAAAGRFQAAAERKDQRIAVETSTETPFAQADPAWLQEVLDNLVSNAVKFTPSGKHIWIGVSCSQDAGGARSVRFSVRDEGPGLTQDDLDKLFGKFQRLSARPTGGESSSGLGLSIVQRVAELLGGRVWAENAPEGGSLFVVELPASEPAPAERSAPASIAPDDDTAVDEFDLGGVLIGG; encoded by the coding sequence CTGGCCGACTCCTACGTCTGGTCCGTCTACGAGGACCCCGGCGGCGCGCTCTGGATCGGCACCGAGGGCGGTCTGAGCCGGTTCGACCAGGGGCAGTTCACGAACTTCGCGGTGGGCGACGGGTTGCCGAGCAGCCGCATCATCGCCGTCCGCGGAACCCAGGACGGGACCCTCTGGGCGGGCACGCACAGTGCGGGCCTCGTCCAGTACGCCAGCGGCCAGTTCAGCACCTACACCACCGACGACGGGCTACCCAGCCCTTCCGTCTACGCGCTCTACGAAGACCGCAGCGGCACGCTGTGGATCGGGACCGGGGGCGGCCTCGTCCGCTACAACCCTGGCGCAGAGCGCCGCTTCACAACGTTTACGACCGACGACGGCCTGTCGAGCAACCTCATCACGGTCGTCGCCGAGGACGCCGCCGGGTGCCTGCTCGTCGGGACCTACGACGGAGGACTGAACACGCTCTGCGGCGAGACCGTCGTCCGGCAGACCACGAAGGCCAGCGGCCTGCCGAGCGACCTCGTGCTGTCGCTCTACGTCGACGGCGAGGGTGTAGTCTGGGCCGGCCTGCTAGGCGGTCTCGCCCGCATCGAGGGCGGGGCGGTCCACACGTTCACCACCGACGACGGGCTCTACAGTGACGAGGTGCTGCACCTCTTCGAAGACGAGGCGGGCACCTTCTGGCTGTCGTCTAACCGCGGCCTGTTCCGCGTTCCCAAGTCCTCGCTGACCGCTGCGGCACGCGGCCAGGACGTGACGGTCGCGTCGATCTCCTACGGGCGCGTCACGGGCCAGCGCACGCTGGAGTTCAACGGCGGCGTGCAGCCCGCCGGCTGGCACAGCGCCGACGGGACCCTGTGGCTCCCGACGACAGAGGGCGTCATCAGCCTCCGGCCCGAGGACATGGCGGCGCTCCCTGTGCCCGCGCCCCACCTCGACGCCTTCCTCGTTGACGGCACCTCCGCTTCGATTGGTGGTCCCTTGCTGCTTCCGCCCGGCGGCAGCCGGTACCACTTCCGCTTTGCCGCGCCGCGCTTCGTCGCCCCAGAGCGCCTGCGCTACCGCTACCGCCTGGACGGCGTCGACGCGGGGTGGACCGAGGGCGAGGGACGGCACGAGGCCTTCTACACGAACCTGCCCCCCGGCCCCTACACCTTCCGCGTGCAAGCCGTAGATGAGGACGGGCGCGTCAGCGAAACCCGGAGCCTCGCCTTCGAGATCGAGCCTCATTTCTACCAGTCGCTCTGGTTCCTCGGGCCGGCGCTGCTCGGCCTCACCGGGCTGCTGTACCTGCTCTACCTCCTCCGCGTGCGCTACCTCGTGGCGCGGCAGCGCGCGCTGGAACGCCTCGTCGAGGCCCGCACGGCAGACTTGCGCGAGGCCAACCACCGGCTGGCCGAGACCAGTGAGTTGAAGTCCCACCTCATGCACATGGTAGCGCACGACCTCAAGAACCCGCTCAACGGGGTCCACGAGATCGCCAAGCTCCTGAAGATGGAACTGCCCCCCGACGCTCCGCAGCAGGAGTTCGTCACGCTCGTCGAGGACGCCGCCGAGCAGATGCTGGCCCTCGTCCTCCGTTTCCTCGACGCCGAAGCACTCGACAGCGACACGCTCAACATCGAGCTTCAGGCGGTCGACATGGCCGCGGCTGCCCGCGCGGCGGCGGGCCGGTTCCAGGCCGCTGCGGAACGGAAGGACCAGCGAATCGCTGTCGAAACGAGCACCGAGACGCCGTTCGCGCAGGCGGACCCGGCGTGGCTCCAGGAAGTGCTCGACAACCTCGTCAGCAACGCCGTGAAGTTCACCCCCTCGGGCAAGCACATCTGGATCGGCGTCAGCTGCAGCCAGGACGCTGGCGGCGCGCGCTCGGTCCGCTTCTCGGTCCGGGACGAAGGGCCTGGGCTCACCCAGGACGACCTCGACAAGCTCTTCGGCAAGTTTCAGCGGCTCTCGGCTCGGCCTACGGGGGGCGAGTCGTCGAGCGGCCTCGGCCTGTCGATTGTGCAGCGCGTCGCTGAGCTGCTCGGCGGCCGAGTGTGGGCTGAGAATGCGCCAGAGGGCGGCAGCCTCTTCGTGGTCGAGCTACCGGCCTCGGAGCCTGCTCCGGCCGAGCGGTCTGCCCCGGCCTCGATAGCACCCGACGATGACACCGCTGTTGACGAGTTCGACCTCGGCGGCGTGCTGATCGGCGGCTAG